Below is a window of Humulus lupulus chromosome 9, drHumLupu1.1, whole genome shotgun sequence DNA.
tactttttttaataaaaataagattatatattatatattattataatattaaaatttatattaatataattaataaaataaattaggattattatattaatattttataatatttaaaattttattaatataattattaaatatctagttttgtattatatattattataataataataatattttagaatattttaatttacagttaaatttatattaatataattatgatatatgtagtctttatgttaaatattattataataataatattttatatatttaaatttatattaatataattaataaatatttattcttaataaaagtttattcaattaaatatttaaaatatttaattaaatttaacaaaataaattattaaaatcaataaattccTTTATTTACACACTTTTGTTTTAGATATTTGGTTGAATCTCTTATATATACTTGTGAAtaatttacaaatatatatatattattcataaagtaaaacatatataaaattggATTAAGTCCACATTATGCTTTTACTGTATTTCTTTTAAATTTACtagtgttcttgattttcttagctATAGTTAATATTGACTATAGATTAATTTGTCAAATATATATATCCTAATAATCAATAATACAAAAGCTCATTTATATCTATATTTTTATATAGTCCTAAGCTAAGGTCGACGTAGAGGTGAACCCACGGGAGTGTTCTGGTTTGAAGCTCGACACTCCAGCAATGGATGCGAGTGGCTGTGTTGATGTTGCTGCTGAAACGCCGCCGTATCTCCGCCATGGAAGACACCGGTAGCCACAGCCGAGGGGAGTTCAACCCCGCCGGTGAATCTACCGTACATGCCGTAAAGAGCCATTGGAATATTATTATCGCCGCCTATGTCGACGGAGTACTGAATTGAATCGAGGCCGAGCGACGAAGAAGCTCCGCCGCCGCCAGCGCCGGAGGAGAAATTACAAAGCGCTCCCGGAGTTCCAGTTCCGGAAGAATCTCCGACGTGGAAACCGCCGCTCGGAGAAGCAGTCGCCGAACATTCTCCTCCGGCGCCGCCGACGGTGACGACGCTACTGGTCGGCGTCGTCGTTCCGCTTGTTCTCGCCGCTCCACATATCGGACAGCCATTGATCCCGACCTTTcgatttaaaaaaattagaaagagGTGAAAAAAGAATAATGAAATTAATAGTGTTTGGTTGGCGAGAAAATGTGTGAGGGAATAGAAAAAAAAGAGTGAAATTACTACATTAGCGGCGCGGTAAGTAGTGCCGTCGGGCTCAACGATCCAACCGGCCTCCCTGGCGAGCTGACGGAGGACCTCGTTGATATCAGCGCGTGGAGAGAGTCGGTAACCGCCGTGCTTTCGTAAACCATGGAAGATCTTACCGGTGATAGCTCTTCTGTGCCTCTCTCTCATCTTCGTCTTCTCTTTCTCACTCTCGCTCCTCCCTCCTCCACCACTGGCCGCCATTTTCGATGACGCTGCTACACCACCCTTCATTGGTAtaggtctctctctctctctctctctcagtaaAACTGTAGTACTCTGATCAAATctttatatttatgtatatatatcaaAGCTGAAATAATCGTACGGATGGGAAAGGTGGGAATGGAGGGTTAAGATGGGTGAGGTGTATGTGAGTTTCAGTGGAGATGAGAGTAGAGGATTAAATTGAATGGTCTTTGTATTGCATGACCTGATAGAAGGTAAGAGTGAGAATTGCATGCTTTTTTTAGGAGGGTGGTGTACGGACGATGAGGGCCTCTAGCCATTTtcaattttgtatatttatttataaatgttGGCATCTCCGATGCAAACTACCCCAACATTACCAATAAAAATCTGTTGTCCCCTTTTCTGTGTCTCAATTCTGCCTCCACTAATTAAATATTAACACATCATTTAGTTTGACGCATCAATAACAGAGGTTTAACACTAAAAGAATTTGTAATTTTCCGTTACATAGCATTtgcccttttcttcttcttccatttttattTATGTAGTCTAGTCTGGTATATTACAATGATAAATCACtttcatcttctttttttttttttttttatacattttttgaATGACAAAATAGAGTCCAATCTCGTATTACAGCCATATATGTCATTTCATCTTATTTTTACATTTTCTTTGAGAAATAACTAAGATTGTAGTCTATACATGTTCTAGCAATGAATAAATTTGTAGagaaactttatttatttttctgttCTATATTAACCATTTGCCTTTTCTATCTTCTTctgtttattttttgtattttatgaaaaaaaatagagtttACTGGTAGAATATTAACATCGCCGCCTATTTTCATGgtgataaaaaatttatttatccttgttttttctttatatataaaaactaaaaaatataaccgCGCTCCGCGCagtttttgtaattattaaaacatatatattttaaaatattttttgggagattgtggggtggtgattcattttcaccatactcgtacaacatgttctttatatggacacgtgaatacatcttgaccataattttttatttcatgatggtgttcactgttattgtatagcgaacctcctgtaggttttttaaaaattctgacaaattaaagtactgaaaacaaagtttaaaaagcttgttgtacatttacttttatttattattattatacgatttgcgtagttctttttataaaatgtctaaattatgtataagaaaatttatattttgtgtaagattTATTTTGACCAATTACTTGTTTgaagtctttatttttaaaaattaacttttagatctcgtgttttgtcaaaagaatAAAAATATTGGAATTgatagattaattatttgaacacggtattttttctcattactcgttttgaccctatatttttaaaaatgaacctttggaccatgtatttatttaaaatgttcaaacttcttatgaaaattaaataatatatttatataatttttgttttcggtaagggttcacactattttgaaccttgtattttagtcgatcacccattagaacttttatttttacaaattaacttgtagacctcaagttttgtcaaaatattaaaatagaaatagataaatcgattatttgaacactatattttggccgattactcattttgattgtttatttttaaaaattaacctgtggatcatatatttattcaaaaggttaaaaattatttataaaaagtaaattatatatattatataatttatgttttctataagggttcacaccattttgaaccttgtattttagttgtttactcattttgaccattaattttttttttttaaattaacttgtggaccttgtgttttgtcaaaaattcaaaaataggaatgtaaagatagattatttgaaccacgtataatttggttgattacccgtttgaatattttattattaaaagttaacatttggataccgtgttttgtcaaaaagttaaaatataaatagatagattttattattattattatatgtagatatttttatctattataatttttattaaaataaaaatgagaaaaaagagaacaaacaaaatagataaaaaaaaattccttaataaattaatagccataaattaaaaaagtaatataaaaaatgagaagaaaatattgtttacttatatttataatttaattaaatagttgttgtaatgaaatatctaatcaaatttatattcaaaatatacatctttgaaataaatcaaattcaaattaaattatacatgttgttaatatatatttttgtaaaactattacatttaaattaaaaaaaacataaataatttaaataaacatttattatttttgttgttgtgcattattttatttttagtaatattatttttaattcataatgtattccttatttctaaaaagaatttttcgtgtTTTACATCAACCTCCGCATCTTTTGTTGCTGCGGGAATGTccactaaaattacaatctataaaatatattatttattatagtgaaaacaaatcacaaatccaaataaTACCATTAGTAATATCTTATTTTCACAAGCTTAGTAAAAtatcaaataagagaaaaatacaattataaacattgatgattgatgataataattataatattttgtaaaactattcacttttgaataaaaaacataattataatataatcagaaaaatagatatatagagaaccgaaaattattatgtaatttttaattaattttttttagtattttttaatgattaagtagttaagatatttaagcaaattaaattaatatgtatatatatatattaatatttttaattgttaagatattttagaaaatagaaaatgaataaaaaaattagattaaatgagaaaataaaaaaagtacTTTGAATAAATTTTAGAGTCTTACATAATCCCCTCGAAACTCTCATttctatatagatatatatagatatagatataaagaTATAGATTTAACATTTACTGAATTACATAgcgaaaagaaaaattgaaaatttggtaTGTGGGTTCTTTAAAATTCATACATACAGTGTAAATCGATATACTCAGAATTTACTTTCtttagtgaaaataataataattagaattttaaataaaaatgacatCATCAAGCGATTCAACACccgataataaattttaattctcaTTAATATTCAGGTATTATATGTTTTTACCAATATCAAGGTAATTCTCTTTCTAAGGAAGGGAACTGCTGTAAAAGCAACATATTATTTTGTAACGGCATACTTTTatgggttaaaactgaaaaaatgaattaaatattaaagaaaataaaaaattagatactttaaattgtaaaatgttaattataaaatgatataataatataataaaatataattgtgATAACAGTTTAGTTAAACCATTTATGaccattatttatatatatatatttgttgaagggttgaagtacgtatatatgtatatatattttgtaaaaatataGATTGTAAAAAATATAGGATGCCACCTCATCACTCTTAAActcttatttatatatagatatagatataaatattttgtaaaactattcattttggaataaaaaaacataattataatataataagaaaaatagatatatagacaatcgaaaattattacgtaatttttaattaattttttttagtatttttcaataaataagtagttaagatatttaaactaaataaatttttaatcaaattaatatgtatatatattgatattttcaattgttaagatattatagaaaatagaaaatgaataaaaaatttagattaaatgagaaaatagaaggagtgatttgaagagattttagagtgtgatataatatatattgatattttcaattgttaagatattttagaaaatagataatgaataaaaaaaattagattaaatgagaaaataggaAGAGTGATTTGcagagattttagagtgtcacataatatatattgatattttcaattgttaagatattttagaaaatagttaatgaataaaaaaattagattaaatgagaaaatagaaaaagtgatttgaagagattttaaagtgccacataatctccttgaagctctcagttatatatatatagatgataaaaaaaataattacaaaattaagaaaaaaaataagcacaaatatggtaacaaaaaataaatagaCAACATAAAGAAGGAAAATAACAATGGCTAATAAAATATACTTCATTCACGTAACTTAGTCTAGCTTCCTTTGTACTATTCCCATATCAATGTTTcttcattaaaaaataataatataaaaatatatgtttaaaCTAGTGTTTGGATGATATTATTTTTGTCTGTAATATGAATTCATTGCAAGACCGAACTctgttttttcattaaaaaataattaaaaatgaaagaagaagaagataaaggACAAATGGTTTGTAACGGAAAAGTTAACAATAGTTTTTAATCTTAGACATTTGTTAGTTAACGTGTCAAACTAAGTGATGTGTCAATATTTAATTAGTGGGACAGGATTGGGCCATAGAAACAAGGACAGCAGATTTTTATTCCAACATTGCCTAAAATCTCTAAATCaactaaaaattataattttttattttctctctcatctaCATCACTTTTGGCAACATATTTCTTAAAAATACTCCAATGCAAGCTACCCTCAAAATTTCCAACCATGGTCCccacatattattatttaatatatcattttataattataaatattatcatactaaattttttaaattcatatattaatataaataaatagtaataaatgatatttaaattagactaaatttaaaaaaaacttataaaatgacataatcttaattaatcaatctaacataataaaaaaaaactaattaaaatgatTTCCAAATTTTGACCATATGTGTTCCACCAAGTCTACTTGAAGATTGCGATAAATATTTCTATCACGAATTTCAGCATTTCTTTGCAGCATTGTTGGGAAGTCGGAAATAGGTCCATGCAATACTTCAACTGTTGGGGTGTTTGTAGGGCCGTCATCATATTAAAATCAACCAAACTCTCATATGCATCTCTTTCATCCTCGAAAATAATATTGTCCAATATGATACATGCATACATAATATCTTTGAGAACATCTCTTTGCCAAAAATGTGCTGGTCCTCGTACAATAGCAAAATGAGATTGAAGTACTCCAAATGCTCGCTCAACATCTTTACGTACCGCTTCTTGGCATTGagcaaataattttcttttctctCCTTGAGGTAGTGGGATAGTTTTAACAAATGTACCCCACTCTGGATAGATACCATCTGCTAGATAGTACCCCTTGTTGTATTGTGTGCCATTTATTGTAAACTCAACTCTTGGAGCTTGCCCTTGTAAGATTTCAGTGAATAATGGGGATTGATTTAACACGTTCAGATCATTATTGGATCCCGGAACACCAAAAAATGCATGCCATATCCAGAGATCTTGTGATGCAACTACTTCGAGCATGATTGTTGGCCTGCCATGATCACCTCGTGTGAATTGTCATTTCCATGCAACTGGGCAATTATTCCATTCCCAGTGCATACAATCAATGCTTCCCAACATGCCTGGAAAACCACGCACCTCCCCTATTTGAAGTAAGCGACGAATGTCCCCAGCATTGGGCCGTCTTAAATATTTAGTCCCAAAAATATCATTCACTCCTCGAACGAAATTGACTAGACATTCAATAGCAGTAGTTTCACCAATtcgaacatactcatcaacataatCGGCAGGCGCTCCATATGCCAACATTCGCATAGCAGCGGTGCACTTTTGTAATGGCGAAAGCCCCATTCTACCGACTGCATCAAACCTCGTATGGAAATACTCTGAATGATTTTCTAGAGCTTGCACTATGCGTAGGAATACATGTCTACGCATTCTAAATCTTCTTCGAAATTGATATTCTGTATACACCGGTTCATCAGAAAAGTAGTCATCGAACAAACGTTGGTGTCCTTCTACATGACCTCTATCAATGTGGGCTCTCTTTCTTCCTTGTCTTGTTGAGCTACCCCCATCCATGAGCGCTTTGAAATATTGATCATCATGATCGTCAGTACACTCTGCAATTATGATATTCTCTAGACTCATATTGTCGTATGGATTCGGAGAATTTGGCGAATCCATTGTTGAACATAGAGTATATGATATTTGGGAATGAAAGATGAATGAAAGAGTAAAATGAAGGATTGAATGGAGAGTTGAGTAAAAGCAATATTGAAATTTGGTATTTATAGACATGGTAGCCGTttaaatatagccgttaaaatatagtcgtttatatatagccgttaaaatatagcagTTGAAATATAGctgttaaaatatagccgttaaaatatagccgttgaaatgtagccgttgaaatgtagccgttaaaatgtagtcgttaaaatatagccgttaaaatgtagccgttgaaatatagccgttgaaatatagccgttaaaatgtagccgttaaaatgtagccgttaaaatatagccgttgaaatgtagccgttaaaatatagtcgttaacatatagccgttaaaatgtagccgttgaaatatagtcgttaacataaaggataatttatttaaataaaataaaatacataataatgcggttgaTAAAAGGAATATTGAAATTTGGTATTTATAGACATGGTAGTCGTTTAAATATAGcggttaaaatatagccgtttaaatatagccgttaaaatatagccgttgaaatatagccgttgaaatatagccgttaaaatgtagccgttaaaatgtagtcgttaaaatatagccgttgaaatgtagccgttaaaatgtagtcgttaaaatatagccgttaaaatatagccgttgaaatatagtcgttgaaatatagccgttgaaatatagccgttgaaatatagccattaaaatgtagccgttgaaatgtagccgttaaaatatagccgttaacatatagccgttaaaatgtagccgttgaaatatagtcgttaacataaaggataatttatttaaataaaataaatacataataatgcggttgataaaaatacatagcaattacaacttcaggatattattcttaatataagTACACAAGTTTTCATAATCTTTCTTTTGTTCATGAGTCATATGCGACGTGTCCATGATGAGATAATCCATGTATTTTGTCATCCTATTATCTTCTGCCTCTTTCTCCTTTATCGTCGCCTCTTTCTCCTTTATCGCCACCAATTTCTCCAATGCAGATGCCTTCCGTTCACTAATCTCTATAAATCTAGCATGTGtgtcttttttttccttcccttttctaTTTGTTGCCTTTTGGCCAGTAGGGCGCACTTCACGTACTTCATCATCACTGATGtctgcattggaagaagaagtaaatGCCCCTGTATCTGACACCTTTGTTCTCTTACCACCTTTTGGTTGGTACATTGTATTCCATTTCAGCTCATCCTTTAGCAATCTCCAACAGTCCACAAGCAGAAAATTTGAGTTGTTATTTTCAGATTTGTACAATTGATGTGCATTCTCAAGAATTTGCTCATCAGACCAACCACTGTGATGTGCTAATTGAACTCGTTTATAACATCCATTGAATCGCGCCACCTTTTGATTCATCTTGTTCCAATGGTCTTTGCATTGCCTTCCAGTTCTTGCTTGCTCACCTTTTTGGTTGGTGTTGAAGTAATATGCGATTCGAGCCCAGAAATGTGTAGAAGTCTGGTCATTCCCCACAATGGCATCCTTAGATGTATTAAGTCATCCACTTATCAGAAGTATAGTGGCTTCCTTGCTCCATTTGACTTTACATTTATGCCTTGATTCATCTTCATTGTGTAGAACTATATTTTCCAACCCTTCAACACTATATTCAGGTTGGGTTTCAGAGACAGATGTCGATGATGTTTCACGATTCAAATCAATACTAGACTTTTCCATACTTGGCCTATAATTTCTTGAAACCATTTCGGGTTTGTGTAGGGAAGGCATATGAAATGCATATGGTAGTGAATTTGTTGGTGTGAAGAATGGAGCTTGTTGGGGTGTCTCAATAGAGCCAAAACTTTGGTAAGGGTAAGAGGACATGGGATAATTTTTAGAATTTGGAAAACTTTGGTTAAATTgataatattgaaaatttggattttgaggaCTAGTAGAAggagtattttgaaaattttgattgaaatgagaatattgaaaatttggattttggggattggtatgtggagaaaatgatgaattttgaaaattggtatatggagaatttggaaaattttgagaattttgggaatccattggtaaaaaaataaattttgtcatattgataatttggaagaaaaatgtatgaaatggtgtgaaaattgaatgaaatagatgagtatttatagaagaattttttttaatatattaccGTTTTTTACCAACGGATATAtttcttatatataatatatatatatgtataattaaaaataaataaataaataaagaaggcACCGTTGCCTCACAGAGGTAACGACTCCTTCATAATTAATAAGCAACTTTCGGCTACAATGGTAAGCCATCCTTATATTTGGTTGCCTGTTAGAAAAAATCAACAAGCCATATATTTGGCAACGAGCATTGTAGTTGCTCTGTACtaggtatttatttatttattattattattatttccttTGGGAGATTTGTAATTTTGTATGTGATTTTATTGAGATCTTATTCAACCTTTGTTAAGTTGATCTAGGTTATACGTACTAACATATACAAACGATTGTGGTGCATGGAGAAAATATGGCATGCATGATGTATGTACGAGCTTTTGTTAGGGGAACTCCAAGAAATAACCCCAATACCATCCTTACTAACTCTAATCCCTATTTAATGTTCTCACATTAATAACCTTATACCTATTGAAAAAGACCAAATCACCCTTATTAACATTACATTGAACACTCCAATTCTCACACTTCTATATTTTCACTTCCGAATTCACCTTCACCTTCACCATCACCATCAAGATCACCATCCAACATTTTTCTCTTTATTTGAAATCATCAGTGAAAAAAAAGATCATCAAGCTTCAACAATTCACGTTCATCACCCAacttttagaaacaaagagaaaTCATCTCACAAAGGAGAAGGAAAGTGTGTGTATAAGAAATAAAAACTATGTACAAATTCTAGGTCTTTACACTTACAGGTGCAGCAACTCACCACTTAATCTACCCCATATAATGCCACATAAATTAGGTGTGTATAAGTAATATGTACAAGCATGTTGATCAAAGTTCTCATTCATTCAAACAAAGGAGGCAAAATAATTACAATAACATAttctattttatattttaaaaaaaaaacttgggtAGCTTAACGACCCCCTTTTTTTAAACCCAAAATTAGAAcctacataatatatataaatatatatataaatactaggCACATCACCAAATAATGTATACCTCAACACAGAGTCCAGTATGTTTAGATTATAATTTtgcaaatattttataaactaaaATATTAGAATATAGCTAAAGTAATATAGTTATTAAAACATAGGTTCAAAAGAGTAATCAGTCCCCTTCCTCTAGATGCGATCATTTGATAATTCCTCGAGATATTTCCGAGCTTCACCATGATTCTCGAGTGATTTTCTACTTgaatatcacgtttttcctacaTGCATCAAATGAGCAAATGATTATCATCATTGTGTTCTGCGTTCAAAAGTCCAACAacatataatatgactatatttaaaatttcaagtttcgAAATCTTACCCAAGTAGTGCACAATGGTGGCAGTGAGTGGCGTACCAGAAACATCGACGAAGGTAGGCGTGACGTATATCAAAATGATTCCCTTAATGACTAAATCGCAATTTACAACCCATTATTTTGAACAACCGCCGATGTCACAGGAAAACACAACCAAAGGGTTGGAGACACCCAAAATCTCGCTAGAGAACAATGGTGAGTTAACCGGAATGACTTAATGGGTGACGTTCCTCTCTCCACATTGGTTCCAATGGTACTAACCATTCGTCAAGTGATGGTCGAAATTGGCCTAAAAAAGCCTTCAAAGTTTCAACGACAAAACTTCAGAGCTTTTGTTTAGGCGCGTCTTAGCTCTGATACCCACCAAATTTTGGGGTTATCTTCATTGTCAATCGATGGTACCACAGCTCTAGCGTGTATCCAAAATGGTGTTTCGACAATGGTTCATATGTGTCCTTGTCATGGGTGGTTAGTGAGAgaaaagggaagaaaagaaaaagaaaaataaagaaagacgAAGAAGACCATGGGGAAAGAAGAATAAATAGATCCAAAAATCTTGAATATAAAAAGAGTAGGCCCCAC
It encodes the following:
- the LOC133799489 gene encoding protein BZR1 homolog 4-like, translating into MAASGGGGRSESEKEKTKMRERHRRAITGKIFHGLRKHGGYRLSPRADINEVLRQLAREAGWIVEPDGTTYRAANVGINGCPICGAARTSGTTTPTSSVVTVGGAGGECSATASPSGGFHVGDSSGTGTPGALCNFSSGAGGGGASSSLGLDSIQYSVDIGGDNNIPMALYGMYGRFTGGVELPSAVATGVFHGGDTAAFQQQHQHSHSHPLLECRASNQNTPVGSPLRRP
- the LOC133799491 gene encoding glutathione S-transferase T3-like codes for the protein MVSRNYRPSMEKSSIDLNRETSSTSVSETQPEYSVEGLENIDAIVGNDQTSTHFWARIAYYFNTNQKGEQARTGRQCKDHWNKMNQKVARFNGCYKRVQLAHHSGWSDEQILENAHQLYKSENNNSNFLLVDCWRLLKDELKWNTMYQPKGGKRTKVSDTGAFTSSSNADISDDEVREVRPTGQKATNRKGKEKKDTHARFIEISERKASALEKLVAIKEKEATIKEKEAEDNRMTKYMDYLIMDTSHMTHEQKKDYENFYISTAIF